The Muricauda sp. SCSIO 65647 genome includes a region encoding these proteins:
- a CDS encoding TonB-dependent receptor: MRISLLILLFSVLPKMNGQRAITISGKLIDAQSNKLFENVSVSIEGSSFSTMTDSKGEFIIIAELSGEQLLVCTFNDYVPKRIPVYFGGSNIDLGVISLEPDLTVDQTDNLITLTDTDLSDDVGIVSNAVALLQATRDVFLNRAAFDFGQAFFRVRGYDSREGKVLINGLPMNKLFDGRPQWNNWGGLNDVVRNQTYTNGLEAADLTFGGILGNTNIDTRPSGLRPGIRLSASASNRTYTSRLMATYTSPLQKRVAYSFSASRRWAKEGYIDGTLYDAYSFFGALEYRPSGTHALMLTAILAKNRRGRSPAVTEEVFELAGNRYNPYWGIQNGDIRNARERDIFEPIIMLNHYFQSGGLTLTSGIAYQFGAQSRSRLGYFNAPNPDPTYYRYLPSFYINNPIGADFTNAALAKEGFLENLQLNWNNLYLANSNTVNAEKAAYVLYDDVVKNVRFMANSVANLQLGDYFKVDAGINLHNLFSENYAELDDLLGASFHEDIDPFSDTLNDVNGEMNKVQGDIFSYHYEIDATTLNGFVQLRTNINKWEAFLSTALSNTSYQRIGLFQNERFLESSFGKGEKIHFLDYALKGGVSYQFSGRHWLRTHAAYLTRPPVLQSTFVNPRESNEIVADIQSETVSSVDLNYFLRLPDLTGRVTGFYTRFQNTTDINFFFVDSGVGSDFVQEVITDLDKLNMGIELGLAYEVSSNVTLSLVASMGKYLYANNPSVTINFDTAGQEEPIDQEGNIDLGFADIKDYRLAQGPQRAMAFGIEYRDPEYWWAGATANHLANNYEQISTITRTPSFLLDPETGQRFVDATEENVTKLLAQEPLDDFYLLNLVGGKSWLINDKYISIFASVNNLFDTVFRTGGYEQSRNGNFGQLQQDNLRDNPTFAPKYWYGFGRTYFLNVAVSF; this comes from the coding sequence ATGCGGATATCACTATTGATACTGCTCTTCTCTGTATTGCCTAAAATGAATGGGCAACGAGCTATCACTATTTCGGGCAAATTGATAGATGCACAATCGAACAAACTTTTCGAAAATGTATCGGTCTCCATTGAAGGTTCCTCTTTTTCTACAATGACAGATTCGAAGGGTGAATTCATCATAATCGCAGAATTGAGCGGAGAACAGTTATTGGTCTGTACTTTCAATGATTATGTGCCGAAAAGAATTCCGGTCTATTTCGGTGGGAGCAACATTGACCTTGGCGTCATTTCTTTGGAACCTGACCTGACCGTAGACCAAACTGACAACCTCATTACACTGACAGATACCGATCTTTCCGATGATGTTGGAATAGTATCTAACGCCGTAGCACTGTTACAAGCGACCCGTGATGTCTTTTTGAACCGTGCAGCCTTTGATTTCGGGCAAGCCTTTTTTAGGGTAAGGGGTTATGATTCCCGTGAGGGAAAAGTACTGATCAATGGCCTGCCCATGAACAAGCTTTTTGATGGAAGACCCCAATGGAACAACTGGGGCGGACTTAACGATGTGGTCAGAAACCAGACCTACACGAATGGTTTGGAAGCAGCTGACCTTACCTTTGGCGGCATTCTGGGAAACACCAATATCGACACTCGACCATCAGGGCTCCGTCCAGGAATTCGGCTATCGGCATCAGCATCAAACAGAACCTATACAAGTCGGCTTATGGCCACGTATACCTCACCTCTTCAAAAAAGAGTGGCCTACTCTTTCTCTGCTTCAAGGCGCTGGGCAAAAGAGGGTTATATTGACGGCACCCTTTATGACGCCTATTCTTTTTTTGGAGCGTTGGAATACCGGCCCAGTGGCACCCATGCCCTTATGTTGACCGCTATTTTGGCAAAGAATCGTAGGGGTCGTTCACCTGCCGTTACCGAAGAGGTTTTTGAATTGGCCGGAAATCGGTACAACCCATATTGGGGCATACAGAACGGTGATATTCGCAATGCCCGTGAACGCGATATTTTCGAACCTATCATCATGTTGAACCACTATTTTCAATCTGGTGGACTTACATTGACATCTGGTATCGCTTACCAATTTGGTGCGCAATCAAGAAGCAGACTAGGATATTTCAATGCCCCTAACCCCGACCCAACCTATTATCGTTACTTACCGAGTTTCTACATCAATAATCCCATAGGGGCCGATTTTACCAATGCTGCCCTTGCCAAAGAAGGGTTCTTGGAAAACCTCCAGCTTAATTGGAACAATCTTTATTTGGCCAACTCAAATACGGTCAACGCCGAAAAAGCTGCTTATGTTTTATATGATGATGTTGTGAAGAACGTCCGTTTTATGGCCAACAGTGTGGCCAATTTACAATTGGGAGACTATTTTAAAGTTGATGCAGGAATCAATCTTCATAATCTTTTTTCAGAAAATTATGCCGAACTGGATGATTTGCTGGGGGCATCATTTCATGAAGATATCGACCCTTTTTCAGATACATTGAATGATGTGAATGGAGAAATGAACAAGGTACAAGGTGACATTTTTTCTTATCACTATGAGATTGATGCCACGACCTTGAATGGTTTTGTACAACTGAGAACAAATATCAATAAGTGGGAAGCCTTTCTTTCCACAGCACTTTCAAATACTTCTTACCAACGTATCGGATTGTTTCAAAACGAAAGGTTTCTAGAAAGCTCTTTTGGCAAAGGTGAAAAGATCCACTTCTTAGATTATGCCCTCAAAGGAGGTGTTTCGTATCAATTCTCGGGAAGGCACTGGCTAAGAACGCATGCAGCATATCTGACCAGGCCTCCTGTGCTTCAGAGCACATTTGTGAATCCCCGTGAAAGCAATGAGATTGTTGCGGATATTCAAAGTGAAACGGTTTCTTCGGTTGATTTGAACTATTTCTTAAGGCTGCCTGACTTGACGGGAAGAGTAACCGGGTTTTATACGCGATTTCAAAACACCACCGATATCAATTTCTTTTTTGTTGATTCGGGTGTGGGTTCTGATTTTGTTCAAGAAGTCATTACCGATCTTGACAAACTGAATATGGGCATTGAGCTTGGGTTAGCGTATGAGGTTTCTTCAAATGTTACGCTGTCACTGGTGGCCAGTATGGGGAAATATCTGTATGCCAATAATCCATCCGTAACGATAAACTTTGATACAGCTGGTCAAGAAGAACCTATTGACCAAGAGGGAAACATTGATTTGGGCTTTGCCGATATCAAAGATTACAGATTGGCCCAAGGGCCACAACGGGCAATGGCATTTGGCATTGAATATCGCGACCCCGAATATTGGTGGGCGGGGGCCACTGCCAATCATTTGGCAAACAATTACGAACAGATATCGACCATCACCAGAACCCCGAGTTTTTTGTTAGATCCAGAAACAGGCCAACGTTTTGTTGATGCCACCGAAGAAAATGTGACCAAACTTTTGGCACAAGAACCGCTTGATGATTTCTATTTGCTGAATTTGGTGGGAGGTAAGTCATGGTTGATCAATGACAAGTACATCAGCATATTTGCCAGTGTGAACAATTTGTTCGATACGGTTTTTAGAACAGGAGGATATGAACAAAGTAG